A section of the Ranitomeya imitator isolate aRanImi1 chromosome 7, aRanImi1.pri, whole genome shotgun sequence genome encodes:
- the LOC138646238 gene encoding taste receptor type 2 member 41-like, protein MGLDNFYIPPFVESFLFVLMIEICTGVFTNVFIVVVNVHDWLRGQALNSSDHLVVSLALSNFCFSCVNAATTVCVILFSSIFLVDYVFYTLYSIMSYNIFSTSWLSAWLCLFFCVKIISFKDGCMAWLKVNITTVVPWLIFFSQVFSIASSLPLIWTIMTVFAPNSTDGFQANGTLPVIGYKINDTYNAFSLLINCFIPFIFVMVTTGTIIASLCAHARHMKQNMDNHGPSLKAHQNAAITMMSLLILYLMFYVVEIGLGFLSMMDPLYWVCFLLIYSFPTLQSIIIINGNSKLKETFHKLLKICRNK, encoded by the coding sequence ATGGGCTTGGACAATTTTTATATTCCACCATTTGTGGAGTCCTTCCTTTTCGTCCTTATGATTGAGATTTGTACTGGCGTATTCACCAATGTCTTTATCGTGGTGGTCAATGTCCATGACTGGCTGAGAGGACAGGCCTTGAACTCCAGTGATCATCTGGTGGTGTCCTTGGCTCTCTCTAATTTTTGCTTCTCTTGTGTCAATGCTGCCACCACAGTGTGCGTCATCTTGTTCTCCAGCATTTTCTTAGTGGATTATGTCTTTTATACCTTGTACAGTATCATGTCCTACAACATCTTCTCCACTTCTTGGCTCTCAGCATGGCTCTGTTTATTCTTTTGCGTAAAAATCATCAGCTTTAAAGATGGCTGTATGGCGTGGCTGAAGGTGAACATCACAACGGTGGTTCCATGGCTGATATTTTTTTCCCAAGTTTTCTCCATTGCCTCCAGTCTCCCGTTAATTTGGACCATCATGACAGTGTTTGCCCCGAATTCCACAGATGGGTTTCAGGCCAATGGGACATTACCAGTGATTGGGTATAAAATTAATGACACTTATAATGCTTTTTCCCTCCTCATTAATTGCTTTATACCGTTCATATTTGTGATGGTGACCACTGGCACTATCATTGCATCGCTCTGTGCACATGCCCGTCATATGAAACAGAACATGGACAACCATGGTCCAAGCTTGAAGGCCCACCAGAACGCTGCCATAACCATGATGTCTCTCCTAATTCTATATCTCATGTTTTATGTGGTAGAAATTGGCCTTGGCTTCCTCTCCATGATGGATCCATTATACTGGGTCTGCTTTTTACTGATTTATTCTTTTCCCACTTTACAGTCCATCATAATTATTAATGGAAACTCTAAGCTGAAGGAGACGTTTCACAAACTGCTAAAGATCTGCAGAAATAAATAG
- the LOC138646239 gene encoding taste receptor type 2 member 4-like, with the protein MEWPLWMSIYTLISCPFGIIMNFLIFHVYYRDYAQGNPLTVCDQILSSMTVSSLILQCTLSISIITYCAPTSPLILRHITIYNFFMIFFLSEASFWQTALLSTYYCVKLLSFSHRFFSWLKKTMLTCTMRLVMVTTALSFLINIPFAWTLHLGNPYNLTEDMCGTTYTVNLPSLHVSLNLILGSCLPCLVTFTCISLSVHTILRHVWRVGQNGLQLSSARLGGLVWAACTMSLCVFCDLSFSVNVIGTLLSSFSISDVLYSIYWVILSSYGTVRSIILISGNPKLKLGVFRRNVHS; encoded by the coding sequence ATGGAGTGGCCTCTGTGGATGTCCATCTACACGCTCATCTCATGCCCCTTTGGAATAATCATGAACTTCTTGATTTTTCATGTGTATTACAGAGATTACGCGCAGGGCAATCCTCTGACAGTGTGTGACCAGATCCTGTCCTCCATGACGGTCAGCAGCCTCATCCTGCAGTGCACATTGTCTATCAGCATCATTACATACTGTGCACCAACCAGCCCCCTCATTCTTAGACATATCACAATATATAACTTTTTCATGATTTTTTTCCTTAGTGAAGCTAGTTTTTGGCAGACAGCTCTCCTCTCAACCTATTACTGTGTCAAACTCCTCAGTTTCTCCCATCGATTCTTCAGTTGGCTGAAAAAGACCATGTTGACCTGTACCATGAGGCTCGtgatggtgaccacagccctgtcatTCCTCATCAATATTCCCTTTGCGTGGACACTACATCTAGGCAATCCTTACAATCTGACTGAGGACATGTGCGGGACAACTTACACTGTCAATCTTCCGTCTCTGCATGTGTCTCTAAACCTGATATTGGGCAGTTGTCTACCGTGTCTTGTTACCTTCACCTGTATTAGTCTCAGTGTCCACACGATTCTGCGACACGTCTGGCGTGTTGGGCAGAATGGGCTCCAGCTCAGCTCGGCTCGGCTTGGTGGCCTGGTTTGGGCGGCATGTACAATGAGTCTTTGTGTTTTCTGTGACTtgtccttcagtgtgaatgtcatCGGGACACTTTTATCGTCGTTCAGCATATCCGATGTTTTATACAGCATCTATTGGGTAATTTTGAGTTCTTATGGCACTGTGCGATCCATCATTTTAATAAGTGGAAATCCAAAATTAAAACTTGGAGTGTTCAGAAGAAATGTCCACTCTTGA